One Sphingobacteruim zhuxiongii DNA window includes the following coding sequences:
- a CDS encoding SRPBCC family protein — protein MEIKSLIKSRNESLQDELLRLLALYAGQRLLRSSNKRPLSLWRLASGGVLLYIGATGRVPFLSIMHRFNTNHGQVNFKEQLIIQRTPQYVFSFFHDLRNMKQLLPWLKGVKALDIEKKHWEMHCEILGKSFITELFVVKEKENEFLGWSARQDAFIYFTGRIELREGVVPGVTVMDFVFSYTPPGGKLGDLALSGLRHIVRRRVHNFLRDFSVLLNSGTDYTF, from the coding sequence ATGGAAATTAAAAGTCTAATCAAGTCAAGAAATGAAAGTCTGCAGGATGAGTTGCTACGCTTGCTGGCGTTGTATGCAGGTCAGCGATTATTAAGGAGCAGTAATAAAAGACCTCTGTCCCTTTGGCGGTTGGCTTCTGGAGGCGTTTTACTTTATATCGGTGCTACGGGCAGGGTGCCATTTTTGTCAATTATGCATCGATTTAATACAAATCACGGTCAGGTTAATTTTAAAGAGCAGCTTATCATTCAGCGTACGCCCCAATATGTATTTTCATTTTTTCATGATCTACGAAATATGAAGCAACTTTTGCCTTGGCTGAAAGGAGTGAAAGCGCTCGATATTGAAAAGAAACATTGGGAGATGCATTGCGAAATATTGGGCAAATCCTTTATAACAGAATTATTTGTCGTGAAGGAAAAAGAAAATGAGTTCTTGGGATGGTCCGCTCGTCAAGATGCTTTTATATATTTCACCGGACGGATCGAATTGCGGGAGGGCGTAGTGCCGGGAGTTACTGTGATGGATTTTGTATTCAGTTATACACCACCGGGCGGGAAACTAGGAGACCTAGCGCTTAGTGGGTTGAGACATATTGTCAGACGACGAGTGCACAACTTTTTAAGAGATTTTAGCGTTTTGCTTAATTCAGGTACTGACTATACGTTCTAG
- a CDS encoding RagB/SusD family nutrient uptake outer membrane protein: MKKILIIALGLSALFSSCKNVLDIEDLQSLDEDKVWQDPNLVNAYMANLYTVFGNWSSGQDSYSEQLVGIPFQLNTIAPTTGAFKTWNYTNIRKINTAIQKVQESANLTQDIKDRTLGEAYFLRAFVYFDMLKQYGGIPYITVPQNAETDDLNTPRNSTKETFDLLVKDLDDAIKLLPETIEKSSANYGRIDGNFAAAFKAKVLLYKASPQFNPSNPYNNAYWNEAHTANKMAYDQLKKNNYSLTADYSNITLIEKGPEVVFAVINAYPNKVGNWDNGVRPGFESRGPASSVPTWDFVKEFPMKDGKLYTDASGKYHKSDEEFLQSYWLNRDPRFDKSIVWNGKIYEVSGKAGKRQYTSLGIADALDNFGVNPAAGINSTNQDRYSGFFILKNSKLSLKQTEVETQYDVDFVLMRLAEVMLNYAETANETGDFTTALDMLVQLRKRAGIEAGTDGKYGISANSRDQMREAILAERNIELCFEGHRFWDLRRSRKLNLLDKSTKHGVEAVAINSNGTEMDIKQAAELAKTYQLKEANFKYSVLQVPKNGVKVMEVPNTYYFFPIGQSIIDRNPKILQNKDWGGDFNPTME, from the coding sequence ATGAAAAAGATATTAATAATAGCATTGGGACTTTCAGCTCTATTTTCCTCATGTAAGAATGTGCTGGATATAGAGGATTTACAGTCGCTGGATGAAGATAAAGTGTGGCAGGATCCTAACTTGGTTAATGCTTATATGGCTAACCTTTATACGGTATTCGGAAACTGGAGCTCAGGACAAGACTCCTACAGTGAGCAACTGGTAGGAATACCCTTTCAATTAAATACTATTGCACCAACAACTGGTGCTTTTAAGACCTGGAACTACACAAACATCAGAAAAATAAACACGGCTATCCAAAAGGTTCAAGAGAGCGCGAATTTAACCCAAGATATTAAGGACAGAACTTTAGGAGAAGCTTATTTCCTTAGAGCATTTGTGTATTTTGATATGCTGAAACAATATGGAGGTATTCCGTACATTACTGTTCCACAAAATGCAGAAACAGATGATTTAAATACGCCAAGAAACTCAACAAAAGAAACTTTCGATCTTTTGGTGAAAGATTTGGATGACGCTATCAAATTATTGCCAGAGACCATAGAAAAATCCTCTGCGAATTATGGGAGGATAGATGGAAACTTTGCTGCAGCTTTTAAAGCGAAAGTTCTATTGTATAAGGCATCCCCACAATTTAACCCCTCAAATCCATATAACAATGCATACTGGAATGAGGCACATACAGCTAATAAAATGGCTTATGATCAATTAAAAAAGAATAATTATAGCCTAACCGCTGACTATTCAAATATAACCTTAATTGAAAAAGGTCCCGAAGTAGTATTTGCTGTTATTAACGCATACCCAAACAAAGTTGGAAACTGGGACAATGGAGTTAGACCAGGATTTGAAAGCCGTGGTCCTGCAAGTTCTGTTCCTACCTGGGATTTTGTTAAAGAATTCCCTATGAAAGATGGAAAACTGTATACAGATGCATCAGGGAAATACCATAAATCAGATGAAGAATTCTTACAATCTTATTGGTTGAACAGAGATCCAAGATTTGATAAATCCATTGTTTGGAATGGGAAAATCTACGAAGTTTCTGGGAAGGCAGGAAAACGTCAATATACGTCGTTAGGAATTGCCGATGCATTAGATAACTTTGGCGTCAACCCAGCAGCCGGTATCAACTCGACTAATCAAGATCGCTACAGTGGCTTCTTTATTTTGAAGAACAGCAAATTATCTCTAAAACAAACGGAGGTAGAAACACAGTATGATGTTGATTTTGTGTTAATGCGTTTAGCTGAAGTTATGTTGAACTATGCTGAAACAGCAAATGAAACGGGAGATTTTACAACAGCCCTAGACATGCTTGTTCAATTAAGGAAACGTGCAGGCATTGAAGCGGGAACTGATGGGAAATACGGAATCTCAGCAAATTCTCGTGACCAAATGCGTGAAGCTATTCTAGCAGAAAGAAACATCGAATTATGTTTTGAAGGACATCGTTTCTGGGATTTAAGAAGGAGCCGAAAACTAAACCTACTAGATAAATCAACAAAACACGGTGTTGAAGCTGTAGCCATCAATTCCAATGGTACAGAAATGGATATAAAACAAGCTGCTGAATTAGCTAAGACATATCAACTTAAAGAGGCAAATTTTAAATACAGTGTCTTACAGGTTCCCAAAAATGGAGTAAAGGTCATGGAAGTTCCTAATACCTATTATTTCTTCCCAATAGGTCAGTCAATTATTGATCGTAACCCTAAAATTTTGCAGAACAAAGATTGGGGTGGAGACTTCAATCCTACCATGGAATAG
- a CDS encoding nucleotidyltransferase domain-containing protein, producing the protein MTDSERLEATSFYKDVLLLLHESEYDYMLGGAFAMYHYAGIYRDTKDLDIFCKSSEYPRILKLFENAGYQVELTDVRWLAKVIRGAYFIDIIFDSVNHICTVEDNWYERSAEGILFDIPVRFIPAEELIWCKMYVQNRERYDNADINHILLQYGQKLDWDHLLYRLDGHWHLLLAALLIFQFVYPADYRDIIPKRIFDELLARAKEQYDLPPPREKVCRGPLIDQTQYQVDIKEWDYKSYTITTI; encoded by the coding sequence ATGACGGATAGTGAAAGACTGGAAGCAACATCCTTCTATAAGGACGTATTGTTACTGCTCCACGAAAGCGAATACGATTATATGCTTGGCGGAGCATTTGCGATGTACCACTACGCTGGCATTTATCGCGATACTAAAGATTTGGATATATTCTGCAAAAGCAGTGAATACCCCAGAATACTTAAACTTTTTGAAAATGCAGGCTATCAGGTCGAGCTGACGGATGTTCGCTGGCTAGCCAAAGTAATTAGAGGTGCATATTTTATCGATATTATTTTTGATAGTGTCAATCACATATGCACCGTTGAAGATAACTGGTACGAGCGCTCGGCCGAAGGTATTCTCTTTGACATCCCCGTTCGCTTTATCCCTGCCGAAGAGCTGATATGGTGCAAGATGTACGTGCAAAACAGAGAACGCTATGACAATGCAGACATCAATCATATACTACTACAATACGGACAAAAATTGGACTGGGACCATCTTCTCTACCGATTGGATGGGCATTGGCATTTGTTACTTGCGGCACTATTGATCTTTCAATTTGTGTATCCTGCAGACTATCGGGATATCATTCCCAAAAGAATTTTTGACGAACTATTAGCACGGGCCAAAGAACAGTATGACTTGCCACCACCTCGTGAAAAAGTATGTAGAGGTCCTCTTATCGATCAAACGCAGTACCAAGTAGATATTAAAGAATGGGATTATAAATCGTATACGATAACCACAATTTAA
- a CDS encoding DUF421 domain-containing protein, which produces MIDLEDIIGRDSEMIFLGEIAIRTVVMFLLILTILRLSGRRGVRQLTVFEVAIIISLGSAAGDPMFQSDIPIVYAVIVFTCVILVYKLVTWLASRSQKVTYLLEGKVLQVVQDGMFDIKHENDSEFSKMEFFSELRNLNVEHLGQVREGVLEIDGTLSVLFYADEEVRYGLPLFPSSYIKVDIANSEGPFACMYCGVVEHELNKALPQCRRCGKDNWTIAINIQRYS; this is translated from the coding sequence ATGATCGATTTGGAGGATATTATTGGCCGCGATTCGGAGATGATTTTTCTAGGAGAAATTGCTATACGCACAGTAGTTATGTTTTTGCTGATTCTTACCATCCTCCGTTTGTCCGGCAGGCGCGGTGTTCGCCAGCTGACAGTTTTTGAAGTTGCCATTATCATTAGTCTAGGTTCTGCAGCTGGTGATCCCATGTTTCAGAGCGATATACCAATTGTATATGCTGTCATCGTCTTTACATGCGTGATCCTGGTTTATAAATTGGTGACTTGGCTCGCATCTCGCTCTCAAAAAGTAACCTATCTGTTGGAAGGAAAGGTATTGCAAGTGGTACAAGACGGCATGTTTGATATTAAACATGAAAATGATAGTGAATTTTCAAAAATGGAGTTCTTCTCCGAACTCCGAAACTTGAATGTGGAGCATCTTGGACAGGTGCGCGAAGGCGTGTTGGAAATCGATGGGACACTGAGTGTACTTTTTTATGCTGATGAAGAAGTGCGATACGGCCTTCCGTTGTTCCCCTCAAGCTATATAAAAGTTGATATTGCCAACAGTGAGGGCCCTTTCGCCTGCATGTATTGTGGAGTTGTCGAACACGAATTAAACAAAGCATTGCCACAATGCAGGCGTTGTGGCAAGGACAATTGGACCATAGCTATTAATATCCAGAGGTACAGTTAA
- a CDS encoding metallophosphoesterase family protein → MERTKKRIAAMADIHVKSTDRGIWRDTFELLNAEADILVICGDLTDTGDEDEASVLGEALNSLHIPVIGVLGNHDFEKGRQKIIKQILTEHKMILLDGEYAVAGDIGFAGTKGFGGGFDQFMLSVFGEDMMKQFVHEAVNESLQLDRALTRLEQEHPTLPKVALLHYAPIRNTVKGEPEQLYPFLGSSHLGEALNRRNVAVAFHGHAHGGTVFGQTSSNIPVYNVALPLLKNQQLGKHYMVIEV, encoded by the coding sequence ATGGAAAGAACTAAAAAAAGAATAGCAGCGATGGCGGATATCCATGTAAAATCTACCGATCGCGGTATCTGGAGAGATACTTTTGAGCTTTTAAATGCAGAAGCAGATATTTTGGTCATTTGTGGAGATCTCACCGATACCGGGGATGAGGATGAAGCTAGCGTACTGGGCGAGGCTTTGAATAGTTTACATATACCCGTGATCGGCGTATTGGGCAATCACGATTTTGAAAAAGGAAGACAGAAGATAATCAAGCAAATACTTACTGAGCACAAGATGATACTGCTCGACGGGGAATATGCGGTAGCGGGTGATATAGGATTTGCAGGCACAAAGGGCTTTGGCGGTGGGTTTGACCAGTTTATGCTCTCTGTATTTGGCGAGGACATGATGAAGCAGTTTGTCCATGAAGCAGTGAATGAGTCTTTGCAGCTTGATCGTGCGCTTACCCGCTTGGAGCAAGAACATCCAACTTTGCCTAAGGTTGCCCTACTCCACTATGCTCCAATAAGAAACACTGTAAAGGGTGAGCCCGAACAGCTGTATCCGTTTTTGGGCTCTTCACATCTTGGAGAAGCTTTAAATAGGAGAAACGTTGCTGTTGCCTTTCATGGTCATGCGCACGGCGGAACGGTATTTGGACAGACCTCAAGTAATATACCAGTTTACAATGTTGCTCTGCCTTTACTTAAAAACCAACAATTGGGTAAACACTATATGGTGATAGAAGTATGA
- a CDS encoding SusC/RagA family TonB-linked outer membrane protein, translated as MTQKKRVFLGAKSLSMLAVCLLSSSPEVFAEKGNFASTVVVVQQNTITGSVKDDAGNPIVGATILVKGTTRATSSDAKGEFSINANTGETIIIRNLGYLTQEITVSNAAINVTLLTDNANIDEVVVIGYGTQKRANITSAISTVNGDALKNVSPSNLSNAIAGRAPGVKVTGTSGLAGASSKIRFRGSFAEPLFVIDGIVRDKAAFDALEANEVDQMSFLKDAGAAAVYGTRAGNGVVIVTTKKGTVKTPEFNFQSNIAVSNPTMTPLADLTTATDELTYQNRVAEFQGLPKPNGQEEFDYFKDKNYSVNDVIWRNPISNRQSISVAGGSEKITYYNLLSYRNENGSYQSVDHQKFNLRSNVSAIITDAFSVDVNISANQQNSNRFYWPFSTSSNDDDFDVSDFYRVTFNWPKMYPFYLTQDGTPSNTPTAFPVQTPMGSWQAWNVIDQVIGDRYIDRKVRQVNPILSLNLKLDKLVPGLSTKFVGSYIGEDYLRKRYMSFQKNYTFTSLDPDGNPFIPAPPSEDRINIFTFSQQNPFMDYYTQRRWEYQMNFFLNYAQTFGKHDIGATLVFEQGEKGFTNITSTAQSPITPLDQMHVYPTDRNFRATNGWEGIDARQSVIGRFNYAYGSKYLLEGSFRYDGAALFPEQERFGFFPSVSAAWRISEEEFFAGIKDKVSDLKLRFAYGATGNYLDVNGNAINPFSFSEKYATTTGFIFGDRYYNGLAYGSTPNPNITWTKSESYNLGLDYGFINNKLNGSIEVFKRAETHILGPRTVLLPDTYGRSLAPENYAARSYKGGELSVNWNDRIGEVAYGISGNLGYAVDQWDVFDEPAAYAAGGLEHFRSRIGQPANMLFGFNSLGIVRTQEQLDQLLASGFKTYGRDPYLGMILYEDVRGQGYSETPDGKVDGNDVVLLSTNNSPRWDYGLGLNGSWKGISVNVLFQGVFKYDRMISNQEGGGMRQHGGTFRPYYPIWAGDVWTPENPNAQYPRPVGYNWAESGTDPSSFWMRSGSFFRLKDLNVAYQLPTSFTEKIKMNSINVFFNGTNLFVFSPMTEFHDPEQLNYDSYPLMKTFTFGLDIKF; from the coding sequence ATGACTCAAAAAAAACGTGTTTTTTTGGGGGCAAAGTCCTTGTCGATGCTTGCGGTGTGCTTGTTGAGCTCCTCCCCGGAAGTGTTTGCAGAAAAAGGGAATTTTGCCTCTACAGTAGTTGTTGTACAGCAAAACACCATCACCGGATCTGTAAAAGATGATGCTGGAAATCCGATCGTTGGAGCAACAATATTAGTTAAGGGTACCACACGAGCAACAAGTAGCGATGCGAAGGGTGAATTTTCCATCAATGCCAATACAGGCGAAACCATCATTATTCGAAACTTAGGTTATTTAACACAAGAAATCACTGTATCCAATGCCGCAATCAATGTTACATTACTGACTGACAATGCAAATATTGATGAAGTTGTTGTTATTGGTTATGGCACTCAGAAAAGAGCAAACATTACTTCAGCAATTTCCACAGTGAATGGCGATGCACTAAAGAATGTTTCCCCGTCCAACCTTTCCAATGCAATTGCTGGCCGTGCTCCTGGCGTTAAAGTAACCGGAACCTCAGGATTAGCAGGGGCTAGTTCAAAGATCAGATTCAGGGGGAGCTTTGCAGAGCCTTTGTTTGTCATAGACGGTATTGTCCGTGATAAAGCTGCGTTTGATGCTTTAGAAGCAAATGAAGTAGACCAGATGTCCTTCCTGAAAGACGCAGGGGCAGCAGCAGTCTATGGAACACGTGCAGGAAATGGGGTTGTTATTGTGACCACCAAAAAAGGAACAGTAAAAACGCCTGAATTCAATTTCCAAAGCAATATTGCGGTAAGTAATCCGACCATGACACCATTAGCGGACCTTACGACAGCAACAGACGAACTTACTTACCAAAATAGGGTCGCTGAATTTCAAGGCTTGCCAAAACCAAATGGACAGGAAGAGTTTGATTACTTTAAAGACAAAAATTATAGCGTTAATGACGTAATATGGCGAAATCCAATCAGTAACCGACAGTCAATTTCCGTAGCTGGGGGAAGTGAAAAAATCACTTACTATAATTTATTAAGTTACAGGAATGAAAATGGGTCTTATCAATCAGTTGATCACCAGAAATTCAATTTAAGATCCAATGTTTCGGCAATTATTACGGATGCATTCAGTGTGGATGTTAATATTTCAGCCAATCAACAAAATTCCAATCGTTTCTATTGGCCGTTTAGCACATCATCTAATGACGACGACTTTGATGTATCTGATTTTTATCGTGTGACCTTCAACTGGCCAAAAATGTATCCTTTCTATCTAACGCAAGATGGAACTCCAAGTAATACACCAACTGCTTTCCCTGTACAAACCCCAATGGGTAGTTGGCAGGCATGGAACGTAATCGATCAAGTCATTGGTGATCGTTACATTGACCGTAAAGTTAGGCAAGTAAATCCAATCTTGTCGTTGAACTTAAAACTGGACAAATTGGTTCCTGGTCTATCAACAAAATTTGTGGGTAGTTATATCGGTGAAGATTATCTGAGAAAGCGCTATATGAGCTTCCAAAAGAACTATACTTTTACCTCATTGGATCCAGATGGCAATCCGTTTATTCCTGCCCCCCCTTCGGAAGACCGTATAAATATCTTTACTTTCAGTCAGCAAAATCCGTTTATGGATTACTATACGCAACGCAGATGGGAGTATCAGATGAACTTTTTCTTGAATTATGCTCAAACCTTTGGCAAGCACGACATTGGTGCAACCTTAGTATTTGAACAGGGAGAGAAGGGATTTACGAATATTACTTCAACCGCCCAAAGTCCAATTACGCCACTTGACCAAATGCATGTTTATCCAACGGACCGTAATTTTAGGGCAACTAATGGTTGGGAAGGAATAGACGCAAGACAATCGGTTATTGGCCGTTTTAATTATGCCTATGGAAGTAAATATCTTTTAGAGGGCTCCTTCCGCTATGATGGTGCCGCATTATTTCCAGAACAGGAACGCTTTGGTTTCTTCCCTTCAGTATCCGCTGCTTGGAGAATTTCAGAAGAGGAATTTTTTGCGGGTATAAAGGATAAAGTTTCTGATTTAAAACTTCGTTTTGCGTATGGAGCTACAGGAAACTACCTTGATGTCAATGGAAATGCGATCAACCCTTTTTCTTTTTCTGAGAAGTATGCAACGACAACAGGATTCATTTTCGGTGACCGTTACTACAATGGTTTGGCTTATGGATCGACTCCAAACCCAAATATTACTTGGACAAAATCGGAAAGTTACAATTTAGGGTTGGACTACGGTTTTATCAACAATAAATTGAATGGATCAATCGAGGTTTTCAAAAGAGCAGAGACACACATTTTAGGTCCGAGGACAGTTTTGTTACCAGACACTTATGGTAGATCTTTAGCCCCCGAAAACTATGCTGCAAGGAGTTATAAAGGAGGTGAGCTTTCTGTGAATTGGAATGACCGCATAGGAGAAGTAGCTTATGGTATTTCAGGAAATTTAGGCTATGCTGTCGATCAATGGGATGTATTTGATGAACCAGCGGCCTATGCAGCAGGAGGGTTAGAACATTTTAGATCTAGAATTGGCCAACCTGCAAACATGTTATTTGGTTTTAATTCCTTAGGAATTGTTAGAACCCAAGAACAACTTGATCAGTTACTTGCTTCAGGTTTCAAAACATATGGTAGAGATCCCTATTTGGGAATGATTTTATATGAAGATGTTCGCGGACAAGGTTATTCTGAAACTCCTGACGGTAAAGTCGACGGAAATGACGTAGTTCTGTTATCAACAAACAACTCCCCACGTTGGGACTATGGTTTGGGATTGAACGGTTCATGGAAAGGCATTTCGGTGAATGTGTTGTTTCAAGGTGTTTTTAAATATGATCGTATGATTTCAAACCAAGAGGGAGGTGGTATGCGTCAGCATGGTGGAACATTCCGTCCGTATTACCCAATTTGGGCTGGAGATGTTTGGACACCCGAAAATCCAAATGCACAATATCCAAGACCAGTTGGTTACAACTGGGCAGAATCAGGGACCGATCCATCCTCTTTTTGGATGCGTAGCGGGTCATTCTTCAGATTGAAAGATTTGAATGTTGCCTATCAGTTACCCACAAGTTTCACAGAAAAAATCAAAATGAACAGCATCAATGTATTCTTCAATGGCACAAACTTATTTGTCTTTTCGCCAATGACGGAGTTTCATGACCCCGAACAGCTGAATTATGACTCATACCCATTAATGAAGACATTTACATTTGGATTGGACATTAAATTTTAA
- a CDS encoding YciE/YciF ferroxidase family protein — protein sequence MKETERHVKGLKACFESIDKKAQTQKCDAMGGLIEEGISIMEETQSGAVRNAGIIAAAQKVEHYEIATYGTLAAFAKVLEHEQTLKLLMQTLKEEKNATSY from the coding sequence ATCAAAGAGACAGAAAGACATGTAAAGGGTTTGAAAGCGTGTTTTGAAAGTATCGATAAGAAGGCGCAGACGCAGAAATGCGATGCGATGGGAGGATTGATTGAGGAAGGGATCAGTATCATGGAAGAAACGCAATCTGGAGCAGTACGCAATGCTGGCATTATCGCGGCCGCTCAAAAGGTAGAACATTACGAGATTGCAACATATGGCACACTTGCTGCTTTTGCTAAAGTCTTAGAACATGAACAGACGCTCAAATTATTGATGCAGACCTTGAAAGAAGAAAAAAATGCGACGAGTTATTGA
- a CDS encoding metallophosphoesterase family protein, whose amino-acid sequence MIEYLFHSTWNSEWDEFVVYLQQFKDISFILTKGNHDILPKAVLTLSPLQVVDYLQLGDRLILSHEVIPDIPRHTMNIVGHLHPGVQIQRRGRQLFRLPCFVLQDNVFLLPAFGRWTGLHILKNTAYNQVFAIVGNGVIEVF is encoded by the coding sequence ATGATCGAATATCTCTTTCATTCTACTTGGAATAGCGAATGGGACGAATTTGTTGTATATCTACAACAATTTAAGGATATATCATTTATTCTAACCAAGGGCAATCATGATATTCTTCCTAAAGCGGTATTGACCCTGTCTCCACTCCAAGTGGTAGATTACTTACAGCTTGGAGATCGTCTTATTCTATCGCATGAGGTTATACCGGATATTCCTCGCCATACCATGAATATAGTAGGACATCTTCATCCAGGTGTACAGATCCAGAGGCGCGGGAGACAATTGTTTCGTTTGCCTTGTTTCGTCTTGCAAGATAATGTATTTCTACTTCCAGCTTTTGGTCGGTGGACGGGGCTTCATATCCTAAAGAACACAGCCTACAATCAGGTATTTGCTATCGTCGGAAATGGAGTTATAGAGGTCTTTTGA
- a CDS encoding site-specific integrase: protein MSTNYSLLFYLKKPKNYVNGAKPIYMRITIDGSVCEISTGKSCDPSRWNSKANRSKGNTEEVKTLNSYLEMLNLKVAALHLEILKLGEIPTIELLKLKITGKAENQKTLLSVLRDHNLKMDSLLGNGFRENTLKGYRTTHSHLESYIAKEFSASDVELHKIDHSFIVGYEYYLRTEKACSDISAAKYMKHLRKIINLSLAHEWITSNPFKFYKTNAKPKEKSYLNRDELTRIVNKKLEILRLQHVRDIFVFCCYTGLSYADVSKLTKRNIEVGIDNRFWIKINRQKTNTLSSIPILPKALEILKLYRDYPPSKSNGQLLPILSNQKMNSYLKEIADLCGITKELTFHIARHTFATTVTLSNGVPIETVSKMLGHLDIRTTQHYAKLLDNRISKDMEELVTKLGIDF from the coding sequence ATGAGTACAAATTATTCCTTGCTCTTCTACTTGAAGAAACCAAAGAATTATGTGAATGGAGCTAAGCCCATTTACATGAGAATTACGATCGATGGATCAGTATGTGAAATCTCCACAGGAAAGAGTTGTGACCCAAGTCGGTGGAATTCCAAAGCAAATCGATCTAAAGGCAATACTGAGGAGGTCAAGACTTTAAACAGTTATCTGGAAATGTTGAATCTGAAAGTTGCTGCTCTCCACCTTGAAATCTTGAAATTAGGAGAAATACCTACCATTGAACTCCTTAAATTAAAAATTACAGGGAAGGCAGAAAACCAAAAGACATTATTGTCGGTTCTAAGAGATCATAATCTTAAAATGGATTCCTTGCTTGGCAATGGTTTTAGGGAAAATACCTTAAAAGGTTACAGGACGACCCATTCACATTTAGAAAGCTATATAGCAAAGGAATTTTCTGCTTCCGATGTTGAACTCCATAAAATTGACCATTCATTTATAGTTGGGTATGAATACTATCTTCGAACTGAAAAAGCATGCTCTGATATTTCAGCTGCTAAATACATGAAGCATCTAAGAAAGATTATTAATCTAAGTCTAGCGCATGAATGGATTACGTCAAATCCTTTCAAGTTTTATAAGACAAATGCTAAGCCTAAGGAGAAATCCTACCTGAACAGAGACGAATTAACACGAATCGTAAACAAAAAGCTGGAGATTCTAAGGCTCCAACATGTCAGGGACATATTTGTGTTCTGCTGTTATACGGGACTTTCCTATGCGGATGTATCAAAATTAACCAAACGCAATATTGAGGTCGGTATTGATAATAGATTTTGGATAAAGATCAACAGACAAAAGACAAATACACTTTCATCTATTCCTATTCTTCCAAAGGCACTTGAAATCCTAAAGTTATATCGAGATTATCCTCCAAGTAAATCTAACGGACAATTATTGCCCATATTGAGCAATCAGAAAATGAATAGCTACCTCAAAGAAATAGCAGATCTGTGTGGAATAACAAAAGAGCTAACCTTTCATATTGCAAGACATACGTTCGCAACCACAGTGACACTTTCAAATGGGGTACCGATTGAAACGGTTTCTAAGATGCTCGGCCATCTTGACATACGCACAACCCAGCATTACGCGAAATTACTGGATAATAGAATCAGTAAGGATATGGAAGAGTTAGTAACGAAACTGGGTATTGATTTCTAA